Proteins encoded together in one Ralstonia insidiosa window:
- a CDS encoding sulfotransferase family protein, with protein MNTLADRMPVLDVDRLLAQATEQTGGLTDFGPGNYREALGVLFDSLAREANLSPQGVHLLHSKLLAQLVNRLVIQEYCRHHPEILQERIEDPLVIIGLPRTGTTLLQRMLATDARFHSAAWWETRYPAPLPGEGVRDAGSRIARAKEEVAQMVHFIPDILAIHPLDAMQADEEFMLMEHAFLCAMDSYVNVPTYSAWRERQDQTPVYTYLKTMLQFLQWQKRQRGEPAAQRWVLKTPQHLHAVDVLFQVFPGAQVVLTHRDPAQTIPSMASMAHTLWKMYADAPDATAVGQQWSAQLRRATEHAMAVRDRMPADRFLDVRFEDTVRDPFGVVESVYRFAGMPLTDAARAGMQAWMDSNPRSQRAAHAYTLEQFGLSQAQIERDFAGYRARHVLGN; from the coding sequence ATGAATACCCTGGCTGACCGCATGCCCGTGCTCGACGTGGACCGCCTTCTGGCGCAGGCCACCGAGCAGACGGGCGGGCTGACGGATTTCGGCCCCGGCAACTACCGCGAAGCGCTGGGCGTGCTGTTCGATTCGCTGGCGCGCGAGGCCAACCTGTCGCCGCAGGGCGTGCATCTGCTGCACAGCAAGCTGCTGGCGCAATTGGTGAACCGGCTCGTCATCCAGGAGTACTGCCGCCACCATCCGGAAATTCTGCAGGAGCGCATTGAAGACCCGCTGGTGATCATCGGCTTGCCGCGCACCGGCACCACGCTGCTGCAGCGCATGCTGGCCACCGATGCGCGCTTCCATTCGGCGGCATGGTGGGAAACGCGCTACCCGGCGCCATTGCCCGGGGAAGGCGTGCGCGATGCGGGCTCACGTATCGCCCGTGCCAAAGAGGAAGTCGCGCAGATGGTGCACTTCATCCCTGACATCCTGGCCATCCACCCGCTCGACGCCATGCAGGCCGACGAGGAATTCATGCTGATGGAGCACGCCTTCCTGTGCGCCATGGATTCGTACGTGAACGTGCCGACCTACAGCGCGTGGCGTGAGCGGCAGGATCAGACGCCCGTCTACACGTACCTCAAGACGATGCTGCAGTTCCTGCAGTGGCAGAAGCGCCAGCGTGGTGAGCCAGCGGCGCAGCGCTGGGTGCTGAAGACGCCCCAGCACCTGCACGCGGTCGACGTCCTGTTCCAGGTCTTTCCCGGCGCGCAGGTGGTGCTGACCCATCGGGACCCGGCCCAGACCATTCCGTCGATGGCCAGCATGGCGCACACGCTGTGGAAGATGTATGCCGACGCGCCGGACGCCACGGCGGTCGGCCAGCAGTGGAGCGCGCAGCTGCGGCGCGCAACCGAACACGCCATGGCCGTGCGCGACCGCATGCCGGCCGACCGCTTCCTCGATGTCCGCTTTGAAGACACGGTGCGTGATCCGTTTGGCGTGGTGGAGTCGGTGTACCGCTTTGCCGGCATGCCGCTGACCGACGCCGCCCGCGCCGGCATGCAGGCGTGGATGGACAGCAACCCGCGCAGCCAGCGTGCCGCGCATGCCTATACGCTGGAGCAGTTCGGCCTGAGCCAGGCGCAGATCGAACGCGACTTTGCCGGCTACCGCGCACGGCACGTACTGGGGAACTAA
- a CDS encoding cytochrome-c peroxidase, which translates to MALLCLAACARQAEPTAAKPSNQAQAEIGRLAFFDASLSASGRMSCATCHSPDHAYGPPNALAVQLGGPELKDHGTRAVPSLRYLRRTPIWFKTFTSNARERLTETDNVPVGGFTWDGRFNTLAEQATAPLLAANEMANPSVRAVVERLARSAYAARFREVFGQDIFSRPEAAFAALGQALQRFQLDDASFQPYSSKFDQYLDGRAQLSAQEQRGLKLFKDRDGGNCAACHTVEPGANGAHPLLTDFSFAAVGVPRNPDIPANADPNYYDMGLCGPVRSDQQAERAYCGLFKTPTLRNVATRGAFFHNGRFHTLEEALRFYVERDTAPQKWYLHAGSRRQFDDLPEALQDNVDHINAPFTRHKGDRPVWSQADIRDVMAFLKTLNDGDIP; encoded by the coding sequence GTGGCGCTTCTTTGCCTGGCGGCTTGTGCTCGGCAGGCGGAGCCCACGGCTGCCAAGCCATCCAACCAGGCGCAGGCCGAGATCGGCCGGCTGGCGTTTTTCGATGCGTCGCTGTCAGCGTCGGGGCGCATGTCGTGTGCGACCTGCCATAGCCCCGACCATGCTTACGGCCCGCCGAATGCGCTGGCCGTGCAACTGGGCGGCCCAGAACTCAAGGACCACGGTACCCGCGCGGTACCGTCGCTACGCTACCTGCGGCGCACGCCGATCTGGTTCAAGACCTTTACGTCCAACGCGCGCGAGCGGCTGACCGAGACCGACAACGTGCCGGTGGGTGGCTTCACCTGGGACGGCCGCTTCAACACCCTGGCGGAGCAGGCAACCGCGCCGCTGCTGGCCGCCAATGAAATGGCCAACCCCAGTGTGCGCGCCGTGGTGGAGCGTCTTGCCAGGAGCGCCTACGCCGCGCGCTTTCGAGAGGTCTTCGGGCAAGACATCTTTTCCCGCCCCGAGGCCGCCTTCGCAGCGCTGGGGCAAGCGTTGCAGCGCTTCCAGCTCGACGACGCGAGCTTCCAGCCCTACAGCAGCAAGTTCGATCAATACCTGGACGGCAGGGCGCAGTTAAGCGCGCAGGAGCAGCGCGGCCTCAAGCTGTTCAAGGATCGCGACGGTGGCAACTGCGCGGCTTGTCATACCGTTGAGCCCGGCGCCAACGGTGCGCACCCGCTCCTGACCGATTTCAGCTTCGCGGCCGTCGGGGTGCCGCGCAATCCGGACATTCCGGCCAACGCCGATCCCAACTACTACGACATGGGCCTGTGCGGCCCGGTACGATCAGACCAGCAGGCAGAGCGCGCCTACTGCGGCCTGTTCAAGACGCCCACGCTGCGCAATGTGGCCACGCGCGGCGCGTTCTTTCACAACGGACGCTTTCATACGCTGGAAGAGGCGCTGCGCTTCTACGTGGAGCGGGATACCGCACCGCAGAAGTGGTATCTGCATGCGGGCAGCCGCCGGCAGTTCGATGATCTGCCCGAGGCGTTGCAGGACAACGTCGACCACATCAACGCGCCCTTCACGCGCCACAAGGGTGACAGGCCCGTGTGGTCGCAGGCGGATATCCGTGATGTGATGGCCTTCCTCAAGACGTTGAACGACGGTGATATTCCATAG
- a CDS encoding alkaline phosphatase family protein, whose protein sequence is MHVTGQGLLRALRRAAGTLVCSAVLTGMLSGCNMDNDPPTQQSIRHVFVLTMENKNYNDTFGTSTQNPDLQAMAKQGALLTQYFGTGHVSLDNYIAMMSGQPSTKETESDCNLGFNDVVADGWDAGNPKVLKAKDGKGCVYPNTVKTFVNQLDELNLTWKGYMGDMGNDPTRESATCGHPKIGAMDNTQAAQAPTADVPKGDQYATRHNPFVYFHSIIDDQAYCDSHVVNLDANLQKDLQSISTTPNFVFITPNLCDDGHDGDGTGAKPCVNGDKGGLTSINDFVKKWVPIIQASPAYKQDGLIIINFDESADMVPAGKTTVNGVTTITVNLPGDACCGQQAGPNVTRPDDVILQVSPTLQYKLHYVGVGGDRTGAVMLSRFIKPGTVSNTPYNHYSMLRSLEDIFQTHGYLGYADDKNLVTFGNDIFTNLQW, encoded by the coding sequence ATGCACGTCACTGGTCAAGGGTTGCTGCGCGCGCTGCGCAGGGCAGCCGGTACGCTGGTCTGTAGCGCTGTGCTGACCGGCATGCTGAGCGGCTGCAATATGGACAACGATCCGCCGACCCAGCAGTCGATCCGGCACGTGTTCGTGCTGACGATGGAGAACAAGAATTACAACGACACCTTCGGCACCAGCACACAGAATCCCGACCTGCAAGCGATGGCGAAACAGGGCGCGCTGCTGACCCAGTACTTCGGCACCGGCCACGTGAGCCTGGACAACTACATCGCGATGATGAGCGGCCAGCCCTCCACCAAGGAAACCGAGAGCGACTGCAACCTGGGCTTCAACGACGTGGTGGCCGACGGCTGGGATGCCGGCAACCCCAAGGTGCTCAAGGCCAAGGACGGCAAGGGTTGCGTGTATCCGAACACCGTGAAGACTTTCGTCAACCAGCTGGATGAACTCAATCTGACCTGGAAGGGCTACATGGGCGACATGGGCAACGACCCGACCCGTGAGTCCGCCACCTGCGGTCATCCGAAGATTGGCGCGATGGACAACACGCAGGCCGCCCAAGCACCCACGGCCGACGTGCCGAAGGGCGATCAATATGCGACCCGCCACAACCCGTTCGTCTACTTCCATTCCATCATCGACGACCAGGCCTACTGCGACAGCCACGTGGTGAACCTCGACGCCAATCTGCAAAAGGATCTGCAGTCGATCAGCACCACGCCCAACTTCGTATTCATCACGCCCAACCTGTGCGACGACGGCCATGACGGCGATGGCACCGGCGCCAAGCCCTGCGTGAACGGCGACAAGGGCGGCCTGACCTCGATCAACGATTTCGTGAAGAAGTGGGTGCCGATCATCCAGGCGTCACCCGCGTACAAGCAGGACGGGCTGATCATCATCAACTTCGATGAGTCGGCCGACATGGTGCCGGCGGGCAAGACCACCGTGAACGGTGTGACGACCATCACGGTGAACCTGCCCGGCGATGCGTGCTGCGGCCAGCAGGCCGGGCCGAACGTGACGCGCCCGGACGACGTGATTCTGCAGGTCTCTCCGACACTGCAATACAAGCTGCATTACGTGGGCGTGGGCGGTGACCGCACCGGCGCAGTCATGCTGTCGCGCTTCATCAAGCCTGGCACGGTCAGCAATACGCCGTACAACCACTACTCGATGCTCAGGAGCCTGGAAGACATCTTCCAGACCCACGGATACCTGGGTTACGCCGACGACAAGAATCTGGTGACGTTCGGCAACGACATCTTCACCAACCTGCAGTGGTAA
- a CDS encoding glucose 1-dehydrogenase codes for MKRLEGKVALITGGARGQGAAEAHRFVEEGARVVIADVLDADGERAAAELGDAAMFQHLDVTQPDAWTAAVRAAQARFGKLDVLVNNAGILKLAPLESCSLDDYRKVIDVNQIGCWLGMKSVLPAMKEAGGGAIVNVSSTAGMEGVATGTAYVSSKFAVRGMTKAAALELGRYGIRVNSVHPGGIDTVMARPPEFADIDASGVYRGLPIPRIGRPEEVANLVLFLASDESSYCTGSEFIVDGGMLAGATFN; via the coding sequence ATGAAACGCCTCGAAGGCAAGGTCGCATTGATTACCGGCGGTGCACGCGGGCAGGGCGCAGCGGAGGCGCACAGGTTTGTCGAGGAGGGCGCGCGGGTCGTCATCGCCGATGTGCTCGATGCGGACGGCGAACGCGCGGCTGCCGAGCTTGGCGACGCTGCGATGTTCCAGCATCTGGACGTGACGCAACCCGACGCGTGGACTGCTGCCGTGCGTGCCGCGCAGGCGCGCTTCGGCAAGCTGGATGTGCTCGTCAACAACGCGGGCATCCTGAAGCTCGCGCCGCTGGAGTCGTGCTCGCTTGATGACTATCGCAAGGTCATCGACGTGAACCAGATCGGCTGCTGGCTCGGCATGAAATCCGTGCTGCCCGCGATGAAAGAGGCGGGTGGTGGCGCAATCGTGAACGTGTCGTCAACGGCGGGCATGGAAGGGGTCGCGACGGGCACCGCCTACGTGTCGAGCAAGTTCGCGGTGCGAGGCATGACGAAGGCAGCCGCGCTTGAACTGGGCCGCTACGGAATCCGCGTCAATTCGGTCCATCCGGGCGGCATCGACACGGTCATGGCCCGCCCGCCGGAGTTTGCGGACATCGACGCTTCCGGCGTCTATCGCGGCCTGCCCATCCCGCGCATTGGCCGCCCGGAAGAAGTGGCGAATCTGGTGCTGTTTCTCGCGTCGGACGAATCGAGCTACTGCACGGGCTCAGAATTCATCGTCGACGGCGGGATGCTCGCGGGCGCCACGTTCAACTGA
- a CDS encoding SRPBCC domain-containing protein yields the protein MAKAENLVTSIQVDINAPASLVWEVLTDFEHYAEWNTFCPGLKTTGRLGDMVHMQVRIPGTDQTIPVNEYLVAWEPERLLSWEQRPTDDNKDAARRDQYIEAVGPQRSRYFTTDLFLGLNAETIMREHGAWVKAGFDQVARDVKQRAEALHTARRSNAGAAVQAS from the coding sequence ATGGCAAAAGCAGAGAATCTCGTCACATCGATCCAGGTGGACATCAACGCGCCGGCATCGCTGGTGTGGGAGGTGCTGACCGACTTCGAGCACTACGCAGAATGGAACACCTTCTGCCCAGGTTTGAAGACCACCGGCCGGTTGGGCGACATGGTGCACATGCAGGTGCGCATCCCCGGCACGGACCAGACCATTCCCGTCAATGAATATCTGGTGGCGTGGGAGCCGGAGCGGCTGCTGTCATGGGAACAGCGCCCCACCGACGACAACAAGGACGCCGCGCGGCGCGACCAGTACATCGAAGCCGTCGGCCCACAGCGCTCACGCTACTTCACGACAGACCTGTTCCTCGGGCTCAATGCAGAGACCATCATGCGCGAGCACGGTGCGTGGGTGAAGGCGGGGTTCGATCAGGTGGCCCGCGACGTGAAGCAACGTGCGGAGGCGCTCCACACCGCCCGTCGCAGCAACGCTGGCGCCGCGGTGCAGGCGAGCTAA
- a CDS encoding DUF1214 domain-containing protein, translating into MAISAEEQLLSGQTWAEFCDVLKRSGQQILRTEAPTDALTRAEGYRYLSRLLRIALEMHVEFADPAFPGFFSPSHETAKIGADNPDNLYRYARLDGTAAYRIRGRRGTVAYLSFGTQKGGYETDGRMIQTGFIDSNKLAVAPDGSFELILSAQPHDGNWVRMEPATNALVVRQTFLDRKAETPAELQIERIQESGAEDKPTPLSAERLHGGLLRAAGFVENTARIFADWAQGYGTHVNGLPPADQAVCQAAGGDPNIFYYHSQWALEDDEALVVEVDRVPECEFWNFQINNYWMESLDYRYHDICLNKHSAQLDAKGGVTVILSARDPGLPNWLETAGHRNGTMCWRWVGAGEPTNAAHPRTRVVKVETLKALKEVA; encoded by the coding sequence ATGGCGATTTCTGCCGAAGAGCAGTTGTTGAGTGGCCAGACCTGGGCCGAATTTTGCGACGTCCTCAAGCGCAGCGGGCAGCAGATCCTGCGCACGGAGGCGCCGACCGATGCATTGACGCGCGCCGAGGGCTATCGCTACCTCAGCCGGCTGCTGCGCATTGCGCTGGAAATGCACGTGGAGTTTGCCGATCCGGCGTTCCCCGGCTTCTTCTCGCCCTCGCACGAAACCGCGAAGATCGGCGCGGACAACCCCGACAACCTCTACCGCTACGCGCGCCTGGACGGCACCGCCGCGTATCGCATTCGCGGCCGGCGCGGCACGGTGGCGTACCTCAGCTTTGGCACGCAAAAGGGCGGGTACGAAACCGACGGCCGCATGATCCAGACCGGCTTCATCGACAGCAACAAGCTGGCGGTGGCGCCGGATGGGAGCTTCGAACTCATCCTCAGCGCGCAGCCGCACGACGGCAACTGGGTGCGCATGGAACCGGCCACCAATGCGCTGGTGGTGCGCCAGACCTTCCTCGATCGCAAGGCGGAGACGCCGGCCGAGTTGCAGATCGAGCGTATTCAGGAGTCGGGCGCGGAAGACAAGCCCACCCCCTTGAGCGCCGAACGCCTGCACGGCGGCCTGCTGCGCGCGGCCGGATTTGTGGAGAACACGGCGCGCATCTTTGCCGACTGGGCGCAGGGCTACGGCACCCACGTCAACGGACTGCCGCCGGCAGACCAGGCGGTGTGCCAGGCCGCGGGCGGCGATCCGAACATCTTCTACTACCACTCGCAGTGGGCCTTGGAAGACGACGAAGCGCTGGTGGTGGAAGTGGACCGCGTGCCCGAGTGCGAATTCTGGAACTTCCAGATCAACAACTACTGGATGGAGTCGCTCGACTACCGCTATCACGACATTTGTCTGAACAAGCACAGCGCACAGCTGGATGCCAAGGGCGGCGTCACCGTCATCCTCAGCGCGCGCGACCCTGGCCTGCCCAACTGGCTGGAGACCGCCGGCCACCGCAACGGCACCATGTGCTGGCGCTGGGTGGGGGCGGGGGAACCGACGAACGCGGCGCATCCGCGTACGCGCGTGGTCAAGGTGGAGACGTTGAAAGCGCTGAAGGAGGTCGCATGA
- a CDS encoding SDR family oxidoreductase: MLLKDKIVIVSGIGPGLGVKLAVEAAREGARAVAIAARTQAKLDDAQARIAALGVDCEVLSVPTDITDRAQCRALAAEVMRKYGRIDALVNSAYQHGNFPEAVEAADLDVWRDVFETNVFGTMTLTQEVAALMKPQGHGAIVMINTQATRKPMPGESGYAASKGALTVAVKYLARELGKYGIRANSIFMGWMWGAPVQGYVQWAAAEQGVSEAQIVAPIASQIALGKMPTDDDCARAALFLVSDYARAISGASLDANGGDFMA, encoded by the coding sequence ATGCTGTTGAAAGACAAGATCGTCATCGTATCGGGCATCGGGCCCGGCCTGGGCGTGAAGCTGGCGGTGGAGGCGGCCCGCGAAGGCGCCCGCGCCGTGGCCATCGCCGCCCGCACGCAAGCCAAGCTGGACGACGCGCAAGCCCGTATTGCTGCATTGGGGGTGGACTGCGAAGTCCTGAGCGTGCCGACCGACATTACGGATCGCGCGCAGTGCCGGGCATTGGCGGCGGAGGTCATGCGCAAGTACGGCCGCATCGATGCGCTTGTCAACAGCGCCTACCAGCACGGCAACTTTCCCGAGGCGGTGGAAGCCGCTGACCTGGATGTCTGGCGTGATGTGTTCGAGACCAACGTGTTCGGCACCATGACGCTGACGCAGGAAGTGGCTGCCCTGATGAAGCCGCAGGGCCACGGCGCCATCGTGATGATCAACACACAGGCCACGCGCAAGCCGATGCCGGGCGAATCGGGCTATGCCGCATCCAAGGGCGCGCTGACGGTGGCGGTCAAGTACCTCGCGCGCGAGCTGGGCAAGTACGGCATTCGTGCCAACAGCATCTTCATGGGCTGGATGTGGGGCGCGCCGGTGCAGGGCTACGTGCAGTGGGCCGCCGCAGAGCAGGGCGTGAGCGAAGCGCAGATCGTCGCACCGATTGCCTCGCAGATTGCGCTGGGCAAGATGCCGACCGATGACGACTGTGCTCGCGCCGCGCTGTTCCTGGTGTCGGACTACGCACGTGCCATCAGCGGAGCCTCGCTCGACGCCAATGGCGGCGACTTCATGGCCTGA
- the cysN gene encoding sulfate adenylyltransferase subunit CysN: protein METLLEAAPAMAQSVQPNDAQNDVAHYLHAQKNKGLLRFITCGSVDDGKSTLIGRLLYESKMLFEDQLAQLEADSKKMGTQGDQLDFALLVDGLAAEREQGITIDVAYRFFATDKRKFIVADTPGHEQYTRNMVTGASTADLAVLLVDARRGVQTQTRRHSYLVSTLGIRRVVVAVNKLDMVDYSRDVYDAIEREYRDFAQQIGLTDIVCIPMSALRGDNITAHSANTPWYQGPTLMAHLENVPIDNAPTQDESFRLPVQWVNRPNLDFRGFTGTISAGEVRVGDRLRSLPSGRESRVASIIGANGACPQAVRGQAVTLTLEDEIDVSRGDVLACAEDQPAVADQFEATLVWMNEEAMLPGRPYLLKLGTRTVGVTVAQPKYKVNVNTLEHLAARTLELNEIGVCNLHLDQPVVFEAYARNRDLGGFIMIDRLTNNTVGAGMLHFALRRAQNVHWQAIDVDRHAHAALKHQTPRIVWFTGLSGAGKSTVANLVEKRLHALGHHTYLLDGDNVRHGLNKDLGFSEADRVENIRRVAEVSRLMLDAGLIVLVSFISPFRSEREMARALVAEGEFIEVFVDTPLAVAEERDPKGLYRKARRGELKNFTGIDSPYEPPEQPEIRIDTTVDTAEQAAERIVAWLRESGTVGQA from the coding sequence ATGGAAACGCTACTGGAGGCCGCGCCCGCCATGGCGCAATCGGTGCAACCCAATGACGCGCAGAACGACGTCGCGCACTACCTGCACGCCCAGAAGAACAAGGGGCTGCTGCGCTTCATCACCTGCGGCAGCGTCGACGACGGCAAGAGCACGTTGATCGGCCGCCTGCTGTACGAGTCGAAGATGCTGTTCGAAGACCAGCTCGCCCAGCTCGAAGCCGATTCGAAAAAGATGGGCACGCAGGGTGACCAGCTCGACTTCGCGCTGCTGGTGGATGGCCTGGCCGCGGAGCGCGAACAGGGCATCACCATCGACGTGGCCTACCGCTTCTTTGCCACCGACAAGCGCAAGTTCATCGTGGCGGACACCCCCGGGCACGAGCAATACACCCGCAACATGGTGACCGGCGCCTCGACCGCCGACCTGGCCGTGCTGCTGGTGGACGCCCGCCGCGGCGTGCAGACGCAGACTCGCCGCCACAGCTATCTGGTGTCCACGCTCGGCATCCGCCGCGTGGTGGTGGCCGTCAACAAGCTGGACATGGTGGACTACTCGCGCGATGTGTACGACGCCATCGAACGCGAATACCGCGATTTCGCGCAGCAGATCGGCCTGACGGACATCGTCTGCATTCCGATGTCGGCCCTGCGCGGCGACAACATCACGGCGCACAGCGCCAATACGCCGTGGTATCAGGGCCCCACGCTGATGGCGCACCTGGAGAACGTGCCGATCGACAACGCACCCACGCAGGACGAATCGTTCCGCCTGCCCGTGCAGTGGGTCAACCGCCCCAACCTGGACTTCCGCGGCTTTACCGGCACCATCAGCGCCGGCGAAGTGCGCGTGGGCGATCGACTGCGTTCGCTGCCGTCGGGCCGCGAGAGCCGCGTGGCCAGCATCATCGGTGCGAACGGTGCCTGCCCGCAGGCGGTACGCGGCCAGGCGGTGACGCTCACGCTGGAAGACGAGATCGACGTCAGCCGGGGCGACGTGCTGGCCTGTGCCGAAGACCAACCCGCCGTGGCCGACCAGTTCGAGGCCACGCTGGTGTGGATGAACGAAGAGGCCATGCTGCCCGGCCGCCCCTACCTGCTCAAGCTCGGCACGCGCACGGTGGGCGTGACGGTGGCGCAGCCCAAGTACAAGGTCAACGTCAACACGCTGGAACATCTGGCCGCGCGCACGCTGGAGTTGAACGAGATTGGCGTGTGCAACCTGCACCTGGATCAGCCGGTGGTGTTCGAAGCGTATGCGCGCAACCGTGACCTGGGCGGCTTCATCATGATCGACCGCCTCACCAACAACACGGTGGGCGCCGGCATGCTGCACTTTGCCCTGCGCCGCGCGCAGAACGTGCACTGGCAGGCCATCGATGTGGACCGCCACGCGCACGCCGCGCTCAAGCACCAGACGCCGCGCATCGTGTGGTTCACCGGGCTGTCGGGCGCGGGCAAATCCACCGTTGCCAACCTGGTGGAAAAGCGCCTGCATGCACTCGGCCACCACACCTATCTGCTGGACGGCGACAACGTGCGGCACGGCCTGAACAAGGACCTGGGTTTCTCCGAGGCCGACCGCGTGGAGAACATCCGCCGCGTGGCCGAAGTGTCGCGCCTGATGCTGGATGCCGGGCTGATCGTGCTGGTGTCGTTCATCTCGCCGTTCCGCTCCGAGCGCGAGATGGCACGGGCACTGGTGGCCGAGGGCGAGTTCATCGAAGTCTTCGTCGATACCCCGCTGGCGGTGGCAGAAGAACGTGACCCCAAAGGGCTCTATCGCAAGGCGCGCCGCGGTGAGCTGAAGAACTTCACCGGCATCGACTCGCCGTACGAACCGCCCGAGCAACCGGAGATCCGCATCGACACCACCGTCGACACGGCGGAGCAGGCGGCCGAGCGCATCGTCGCGTGGCTGCGGGAGTCGGGCACGGTGGGCCAGGCTTGA
- a CDS encoding nuclear transport factor 2 family protein yields MHTLQTLSDHHEIRELIVDYATAIDAKDFDALDAIFTPDAYIDYRAMGGIDGRYPEVKTWLRSVLPAFPNYQHMVGNVSVRLDGDAARSRTMCFNPMEVALPDGGTQVMFLGLWYIDRFTRTARGWRMIERVEERCYGHNVPAALSGATG; encoded by the coding sequence ATGCACACTCTGCAGACACTGTCGGATCACCACGAGATCCGCGAACTCATCGTCGACTACGCAACGGCCATCGATGCCAAAGACTTCGACGCGCTCGACGCGATCTTCACGCCCGATGCCTACATCGACTACCGCGCCATGGGCGGCATCGATGGCCGCTACCCGGAAGTGAAGACGTGGTTGCGCTCGGTACTGCCGGCGTTTCCGAACTATCAGCACATGGTCGGCAACGTGTCGGTGCGGCTCGATGGCGACGCCGCCCGGTCGCGCACGATGTGCTTCAACCCGATGGAAGTCGCGCTGCCGGATGGCGGCACCCAGGTGATGTTCCTCGGCCTGTGGTACATCGACCGCTTCACGCGTACGGCGCGCGGCTGGCGCATGATCGAACGCGTCGAGGAGCGTTGCTACGGCCACAACGTGCCGGCGGCACTGTCAGGCGCGACCGGTTGA
- the cysD gene encoding sulfate adenylyltransferase subunit CysD has product MLTHLEQLEAESIHIMREVVAECENPVMLYSIGKDSAVMLHLAMKAFHPAKPPFPLLHVDTTWKFREMIAFRDQTVERLGLDLRVHINPDGIAGNISPHEHGSAVHTDVWKTQGLKQALDHYGFDAAFGGARRDEEKSRAKERVFSVRTAQHRWDPKMQRPELWRQYNARKRKGESLRVFPLSNWTELDIWQYIYLNNIPIVPLYFAKERPVVERDGTLIMVDDDRLPLRPGEKPTMRRVRFRTLGCYPLTGAIESEADTLDGIIREMLLATTSERQGRLIDSDSAGSMEKKKQEGYF; this is encoded by the coding sequence ATGTTGACCCACCTGGAGCAACTGGAGGCGGAGAGCATCCACATCATGCGGGAAGTGGTGGCGGAGTGCGAAAACCCCGTCATGCTCTATTCCATCGGCAAGGACAGCGCCGTGATGCTGCACCTGGCCATGAAGGCCTTCCACCCGGCCAAGCCGCCGTTTCCGCTGCTGCACGTCGATACCACGTGGAAGTTCCGCGAGATGATCGCCTTCCGCGACCAGACCGTCGAACGGCTCGGGCTGGACCTGCGTGTGCACATCAACCCGGATGGGATCGCGGGCAACATCAGCCCGCACGAGCATGGCTCGGCCGTGCACACCGACGTCTGGAAAACCCAAGGGCTCAAGCAGGCGCTGGACCACTACGGCTTCGACGCAGCCTTTGGTGGCGCCCGGCGCGACGAAGAGAAATCGCGTGCCAAGGAGCGCGTGTTCTCGGTGCGCACCGCGCAGCACCGCTGGGACCCGAAGATGCAGCGCCCCGAACTCTGGCGCCAGTACAACGCACGCAAGCGCAAGGGCGAAAGCCTGCGCGTGTTCCCGCTGTCGAACTGGACGGAGCTCGACATCTGGCAATACATCTATCTGAACAACATCCCCATCGTGCCGCTCTACTTCGCCAAGGAACGTCCCGTGGTGGAGCGCGACGGCACGTTGATCATGGTCGATGACGACCGCCTGCCCTTGCGCCCCGGCGAAAAGCCGACCATGCGCCGCGTGCGCTTCCGCACGCTGGGCTGCTACCCGCTGACCGGTGCGATCGAGAGCGAAGCCGACACGCTGGATGGGATCATCCGCGAGATGCTGCTGGCCACCACGTCCGAACGGCAGGGCCGGCTGATCGACAGCGATTCGGCCGGGTCGATGGAGAAGAAGAAGCAGGAGGGCTATTTCTGA